ATGTGAAGATTGTGGATGAGCAAAGTGCATTCTTTGGCTGGACACGCGGCTTGTATCATTTTACGGTGGATACGAAGCTGGAAAAGGATATGGATGCGTTTATGACGTTGTTTCCGTATTAGTATCGGGCCGGTTTTAGTTGCACTTCAAAATACCTGATTTTTCTGCTTTATCCTGTTGCGGGTTTTGGGGAAGGCTTCACGTAATCTATGATTACTTCTTTATTTCCCAGCGTTTTCGATATTAATATTTTTTCCAGCCCGAACATTAATTGTTTAAACTATCTTAATCAAAAACAATTTCCGTGCCTTCATGTTGATTTGATAAGAATGAAATGATTTCATTTTTTTCTGCAGGAGTTATCATCTCTTTATCATGAGGTGCTTGCCAAATATTTAGTGATGATAAATCAGCATAAAAAACCGAAGGAGAAAATGTTAGTTCTCCACTAATTATTGTAGTCTTGCTACCATAATGAATTTGCAAGCTGCCTCTTGAAAGAATTTTAAATGAAATATCCATAACACTATTGTTTTACGAAGATAATAGTTTCAGCTAATGTAACTGGATCAATTGTTGTAATTTTTGTAACATTAGGATTTGCCATTAATGCTGGTAATTCTTTTGTTTGCCAAATATTTCCTGGACGTAGTTGTTGTCCAATTACCGCTCTTACTTCTCCAGAAACTTGATTGGCATATGCTGTAGAAACATCTTCCCAAAGTTTCATTACAATTGGGTCTGTTGGATTCCATGCAGGTAATTCTATGTTTTTTTGTACTAGTAATCCTTCTAAAGTAACTCCACCTTTGGAATTTGCAATTTCAAGAGCTACTTTTTCACCTCCAACACCATTTGTCTTACCAGACCAAAAAAAAGATTTGTCTCTATCTGTCTTTAGAAGATCTCGGATTTCATCAATACTTTTTGGAGTTATTTTATTTAATGTATTTGAGCTTCCTGTGCTATTGGTTTTATTAATAATCTCATTATCATTTTTTAATTCATTCGGCTTCCTAAACCGCTCCGGCACCCTACCCAAAATCTCCCCATCACTCGGCCACTTCGGCGGCCCCTTACTCGTATTATACATTTCAGGCGGCGCTTTTCGTCCACTCACAAACCACTCGCCACCCTTATCACGTCTGAGTTTTGCCACCATCCCTTTACCCAAATCCACATCTAAGTATTCAATATCACCCGCTTGCCTATAAGTAAGCTGGCTTTCTTCAAACGGCTTTGATGCTGTCAACCGCGCCGCATGCTCTTTCAGCAAGGCCAGCCTGTTTTGTATCGCCGTTTTCAAATTGAAGTAGGCCAGACTTCCATACTCCGCAAACTCAAGCGTACTTTTTTCAAGATCAGCCAGCAGTTGGTTTAGCCATAATTCATCAAAGCTGGTCAGAATGCGTTCGCTGAGGTCAAGCAATTGTTCGCATACGTTAACCATTTGCAGCAATGTGTTTTTTGCCACGTTGGCTACGTTGGCCACACTTTGCTTGAGACCGGTTAAAATTCTTCGCGCGTTTAAAATGCCTGCAAGCCCCAGCTCAAAAAGCTGAAAATTGATAATCTGGCTACTGATGCTGTGCCAGCTTTGCGCCCATCCTTCGGGCAATTGATGGCCAAAGCTGCGCACCACAATATTACCCGAACCGAGAATAATTGTGGACGCCGCCATAATCCAGCGCCCGAAACTCACGGCTGCATTTAATTCGCCAATACCGGTAAGGAGCAACGCAATATCCAGTGCTTCCAGTGCATGCCCCTTTAGCTGCTTGTGCTGGAAATAAAACAGGTTGATGGCAGGCATTACAAGTACCTGACCTTTGTACAGACCAAGTTCTTCATCATCTTCTACCGCATATACAGCTACGTGATCAAACGGATTGTAGGGCCCTTTTTGTGTCTCTTTATCTGCCGCATCAATTCCTTCTCTTACTATTGTTGTATAAGCCATTGAGTAACCATCCAGCCAGTTGCGCTCACCGTATTCAACATTAATTTTTCCGTCTTCCGTCCAGCTAACATCATATTCAAAGCCGCTTCCGCCAAACACAAGCCCTATATAGCTGTAATCATCCCACTTTAATGCCGCTTCGTTTGATTGGCCGGTGTCTTTCATATCCTGCACTTTTCGCTGCTCGGCGGCTTTCTGTTTGGGATCTGAAATGGTACTCATCTGCTCCTGCTTTTTTTGAAGCAGTGTATCGTGCAGTTCTTTATACTCGTTGCCATCTACCGCATGCACTACCTGTTTGTAGTATTCGCCGCCACCGGTAGAAAGCAGCAGAATAAGGGCATTCATCTGATCGTGTGGTGTAGTGGAAACAAGGCGGATAAGTGTTTTTTCATCACGTTCGCCAACCCGTGTAAATGCACGGCCCCAGCCATCGCCACCTAACACTGCACGTATCATATTGAAGCGTTGCAGAATGCCTAATGCCTGCATATCTTCGTCGGAAAGCCGTGCAATATAATCGTCGGCACTGTTATTTATCCCTTTTTCGGGCGTGCCCATTTTACGATGTACTTCTTCAATACGGGCTTTACGTCCGCGCGCATCAAGTGCACTAAGCTGTTGGTGAATTAACTCGCGTTTTTCGTCGGTATTAGCAAGTGCATTTGTGTTTGAAAAATTCTTATCTGTTTCTGTATCCAGTTTATCGTAAAAGGCTTGCCGTGCCTGCTGGTATGCCTGCTTGTTTGTGGCACCGGTTCCTACGGTATGTAATATGCGTTCGAGAATTCCAATTGCATACTCATGCTCCACATCGTTATCCAGACCTCTATGAATGACAAACTCATACACGCGCATACGCTCCTCGTCGGTTAAGCGATTATACACGCTTTCGGGCAGACCGTAGAGGCGGGGTTCAATTTTTTCATACCCAAAACGGTGTTTGTTACCATCAGCTAATTCTTTCAGAAAGTAGTATTCCAGATTATCATTGGCATACCAGTTGTTCATACTGTCGTTTACCGCTTTTTTCTGGCTTTCCGTGGTGCGTTCGCGCAGGCGCAGCATACGCACATAATCGCTCTGTATGCCCAGATACAATTTAAGAGCAGTTAGCTGGTTGGCAGGTGTGTTGCTGAATAATTTGCCGAAATAATTCCAGTCTTCCTCTTTTTTAGGAGGGCTTTCCTGAAGAAAAATTTCAAGCAAATTCATCCGTCTGCCCCAGTCAAAAGCCGCAATTTGTCCGGGCGAAAGCTTGGGCAATTCATCGTTCAGGTCTTCTGCCGCATCTTCAGCATCGTCACTCAAATCAACTTCATTATAGGCATCATCAAGTGGTGAAGTATTCACTTCGCCGGTAAGCAGTTCGCGGTTTGTCTGGTATTCGCCAATCTGTTGCGCATTGTCGAACCAGTCACTGAAATCAGCCAGTTTTTCGACTTGCTTTAAATACGCACTCATCATTTTGTGCTGGCTTGGCGGCGTATTTCTGAGCAAGAGATTAATTACGGCTTCTTCTTCCTTATCCACATCCCATTCAGCAGCATACGCCGCAATAACCTGCGTTCTTTCGTGAAAAGTAAGTATGTAGGCAAGGTCTTCTTTTTCCTGCTTGTCGGGCGGTGAATAATTTTCAAAAAACTCATCTGAATCCCTGTAGTTCTCAACAATAATCTTTCTGAATTTATCGAGTTCTTCCTGTTTTATGCGTAACGCGCGTCCTTCTATAATGTATTTTCTATAGCCGTTTCCATCATCTTCACCCACTGTTGCCCAACGTAATTCTTCTGCACGAATTTGCTGTGTTAACTGAGCTTCCTTTTTTTTCTGATTTTCAGCATAATGAATGAATTGCTCATGCGTAGAATTATCATAAATACCAGTACGTTTATCTTTTTCTTCCGGCAATGGAAACAGTTTCATTTGCACCAGATAGACAAGATCAACAAACGACTGGCTGTATAATTGCGCTTTATACTGGCCATTTAAGGCAATAATATCAGCGAAATACACCTCACCCTGAGGTTTTACGAAATCATTTAATGCTTTAAAATCAACGGTTCTGTTAATGTTCAACGCATAATTCTGACCCGCTTCGTTTGAAGAAAGTTTTGTGCCTGACCATATAGGTGCTTCGTATCCTGTCGTATGGTTAACATACCAGAACTTGCCATTCGGACTATTTTTTCGTGCATAACCAAAAGCATAATCATAGTTTAAAGCGGCGTAACGGGGAATTCCTTCTTTATCGCCTAAGTATTTTACATCGCGCAATAAAGGAATTTTATCCCCCTCTTTCCATCCGTCTTTCAATGCCATCCGTGTCCAACGATCAAGCTCTGTCCATGTTAGTTCTGACCTTCCATTTGCCAGTTTTACACCTATCGGAGCATTGGCAGCGGCAAATTGTTTGCGCACATTATCCCAGTTGAATATTATTTTTTGTTCAGGAGTAAGAGGAGTTTTTGGATTAATTTTTTTACGTTCTTCAGCAAGTGGATCGGTGATAGCAGGCTGTGTTTCTCTGTTTGTTTCCTGGAATGAAGTTAGCTCCACCACCACATTATCCCCCTCCATTTCCATCTCCCACTCATTCAGCAACGGTGCAGGCATCACTTCCACATACGCAGGATTGAGCGGTGCCACAAATTCCGGCTCAGGCTCATTACTATTTTGCGTCGCCGTATTTTTTTCTTCATCGGTGTGGCTTTGCTCGTTTTCTACCGATACCTTTTCCACATTCGCTTGTTTCTCCTCGGCCGAATCAGCCGGAGTCACACTTGCTTTTTCTGCATGCTGTTGCTCACGCACGTAAGCAAATATTTTTTGCCGGTGAAGCGGTCCGCCAAACATGCGCGCATCAAGCAACTCATATTTTGTAAGCTGCTGGCCGGCTTCCATTTTTTTGCTTATTTCCGGCCAGGTATAATGCAAAAAATAGTATTCATACTCCGTCTGCGTCTTGTTGGCAGCCTCACTGGCCCGTTGCTGCGGCGTTTTAAAAAACTCCTCTTCCCCGAAAGCATATCTTTTCCCCGACATAATTAAATCTGTTAAGTGAAAAAAACTACTGTGTGTGCTCGGCTGATTTCAACATGCGGCTTTCTTTTATCAGTTCCGACGCCATGATTTGCATAATTTTTGCGTTTTTCAATACCGTGTGGCCATCGGTTTCGGCGGCAAGATGCGGTGTAAAAAAGCACTGAATTGAATGGATGATCCTGAACGTACATTTTCGTGTTTTTTTTCTAAAACAGGGTTAATTAGTAATAATCAAATAGTGCCGTCCTTTATTTTTCGGAATAAGCTGCAAATACAGCTGTAAGGTCATGCCTCATTTAGCCTTTGTCAAGAGGGATTTTTGAAAAAATTTACAGACCTTTTGGGGTTTTTGAAAATGTTATTCTGTTGAAAATGAATGAAATAACAGTTTTAAAAAAGGCGAAAATTTTCAGATAATAAATTGCTTGATACTGTAGTAATATCTTTATAGTTATTTAATTAATTCAAAAATATTCCGTTTGTTGTCGGGTAAAAGAGAAAATCGGATATTTTTTCTTTTTCAGAATAATTTTCCGTTTAAAAATAAAACATTTTGATTATTACAATAAAAAAAGCTGCCTCATCTGAAGCAGCTTTTTTATTGTTATTGCAATTAACCTAAAAACGTGCAGTAAGCATAAGCATAAAATTGCGTCCGGCCTGCGGGAAATAATAGTTAAACTGTTGCAAACCGCCGGCAATGTAACCAAAGGTGTAGCCGTTGTTGCTGTAACGTGTATCAATCAAATTGTTTACCTGAATGCCCAGTGAAAGTTCGCGCATTTCCTTTACCGGGAATTTTATTTGCGCCCTGAAATCGCATACGTTAAACGGATCGATGCTGCGGTTTTTGTTGGTGGTGTTGTCTAAGTACTGACGGCCCACGTGTTTGCCTGTGAGTGTAAATTGCAGTGCTTTTACAGGCATCCAGTTTACCTGCGCAGCGGCAACGGTGGCGGGCGAAAGTGCAATCTGCGTGTTGCTGAACGTGTTTGTTACCTGACCGCCATTGTCGTAATTATCTACAAATTCGCGGAAGTTGAGAATGCGGTTTTCGCTGAATGTGAAGTTGGCGGCAAGGCTCAGTTTTTTAAGCGGCTGCCAGGCGGCTTCAAACTCAGCACCGGCGCGGTAGCTTTGATCCACATTCTGCCGTGTGTAGGCGCCCACATCGTTCAGTTTGCCGGTTACTACAAGCTGGTTGATGTAATACATGTAATAAAAGTTTACACCTGCACGGAGTTTGCGTTTGGCAAATTTCCAGCCGGCTTCGGCATCGTAAAGTGTTTCGTGTTTGGGGCGGCTTTCGGGCGATGATTCAGTGAGGTCATCGCGGTTGGGCTCCTTGTTGCCCACACTTACCGAAGCATACACGGTATGCGCATTGGCGGGTGTGTATGTAATTCCGGCTTTGGGGTTGAAGAAGAAAAAATCAACCTGCTGCGTCACGTTGTTTGCATTACGGTCTAATCCTTCAAACGTATAGCTTACAAAACGTGCCTGCAGATCGGCAAAAAGATTGAGTTTTTTTGAAGCCTGCCAGTTTGATTTAATGTAGGTGGTGAAATCGTTTTTAAGGCCGTTGTTTTGATAGTATTTAAAATCGCGCGGCTGCACAAGCGGCGCCTGCGTCCATTCAACCGTGCCGTAATGATCGCCGTTGTATTGATTAAATGCACCGCCGGCCGTAAGTTGCCAGCGATTTCCCACACGGCCGTTGAGCGACCAGGTGAGGCCGTAAAACCAGTTGTCGAGCCAGAGACGGCGCACCAGATCGGTTACGGATACAGTGTCGTTGCCGGTGATGTAGTCGGGCAGATTGTATTCGGCAAATGTTTCGCCGGCTTTGTACTGCTCGTAATAACCAAGTCCGCGTGTAGCGTGCAGCGCCGCATTCAGCGTCCAGTCAGGGGAGAGGGTGAGTGCGCTGATAAGCTGGTAATGTGTTTGGCGGTAATTGTCTGTTTCGTTGTCGTAATAAATAACATTTCCGTTAGCAGTGTAAATTTCGCCAGCCGGATTGTACGTGTAATTTCCGGTTCGGATCGAATCCTCAGGTACACCGTACCAGGCCTGATACGTTTTTTCATTGCCCGAAAACACCACAGCCTTTACAAAAAACTTATCGCCAAACCAGCCTCCGCTGCCGTACCACGAGTTCAGTTCTGATGAAGCACGGTCAATAAATCCGTCGCTCGAAATGCGCGAAAGACGGCCGTCAAATGCCCAGTGTTTTTTCACCAGCCCTGTGCCGGTTTTAAACGATACACGCCGCGTATTAAACGAGCCTGCCGAAACCACCAGATCTGTGTAGGCCGAATCACGAAGGCCATCGGTTTGCATATTCACCGAACCGCCAAAAGCTCCGGCACCATTGGTTGAAGTGCCCACACCACGCTGCACCTGAATGCTTTCAACCGATGAGGCAAAGTCGGGCATATTCACCCAAAATACACCTTGCGATTCGGCATCGTTTACCGGAATACCGTTAATGGTTACATTGATGCGTGAGGCATCTGTACCACGTATGCGTATGCCCGTGTAACCTACACCCGCGCCGGCATCGGAAGTCGTTACCACCGACGGCAACAGGTTAAGCATGATCGGCAGGTCCTGTCCGTAATTTACCTGCGCAAGATCGTTGCGGCTAACTTCTGTGGCTGCCATCGCCGAGTTCTGATTGGCCCGTGTGGCTTGCACCACTACTTCCTGCTGAAGGTAGGAGGCTGGCCGAAGTTGGAAATTCAGTGTCGAATCGCTTTGCAGCGAAATTGTTTTTACCACAGGTTCAAAACCAAGACAACTTGCTTTTAATGTGTAAGTGGCCGCCGCAAGTTGCCTGAGCGCATAGTGTCCGTCGTTTGCAGTAATGGCACCGCTGAACGTGCCTGTAATCTGAACCGAGGCAAAAACCACCGGCTCACCGTTTACGGATGTAACGGTTCCGCTCAGCGTAAACTGAGCCATTGCACACAGCGGCATACACATTGCCGCGAGGCTGATAAACATGTTTTTCATTTTACTGATACATTGCGACCCGGAAAAATTGTCGTTAAAGGGAAACGCTTCCTCTTCCGGATCCTGTCCCTACGCAAGAATTACCTTGTTCAGGTGCGTGAA
The nucleotide sequence above comes from Bacteroidota bacterium. Encoded proteins:
- a CDS encoding TonB-dependent receptor; translation: MKNMFISLAAMCMPLCAMAQFTLSGTVTSVNGEPVVFASVQITGTFSGAITANDGHYALRQLAAATYTLKASCLGFEPVVKTISLQSDSTLNFQLRPASYLQQEVVVQATRANQNSAMAATEVSRNDLAQVNYGQDLPIMLNLLPSVVTTSDAGAGVGYTGIRIRGTDASRINVTINGIPVNDAESQGVFWVNMPDFASSVESIQVQRGVGTSTNGAGAFGGSVNMQTDGLRDSAYTDLVVSAGSFNTRRVSFKTGTGLVKKHWAFDGRLSRISSDGFIDRASSELNSWYGSGGWFGDKFFVKAVVFSGNEKTYQAWYGVPEDSIRTGNYTYNPAGEIYTANGNVIYYDNETDNYRQTHYQLISALTLSPDWTLNAALHATRGLGYYEQYKAGETFAEYNLPDYITGNDTVSVTDLVRRLWLDNWFYGLTWSLNGRVGNRWQLTAGGAFNQYNGDHYGTVEWTQAPLVQPRDFKYYQNNGLKNDFTTYIKSNWQASKKLNLFADLQARFVSYTFEGLDRNANNVTQQVDFFFFNPKAGITYTPANAHTVYASVSVGNKEPNRDDLTESSPESRPKHETLYDAEAGWKFAKRKLRAGVNFYYMYYINQLVVTGKLNDVGAYTRQNVDQSYRAGAEFEAAWQPLKKLSLAANFTFSENRILNFREFVDNYDNGGQVTNTFSNTQIALSPATVAAAQVNWMPVKALQFTLTGKHVGRQYLDNTTNKNRSIDPFNVCDFRAQIKFPVKEMRELSLGIQVNNLIDTRYSNNGYTFGYIAGGLQQFNYYFPQAGRNFMLMLTARF